One stretch of Legionella birminghamensis DNA includes these proteins:
- the rpmE gene encoding 50S ribosomal protein L31: MNATVHPKYETVKVTCSCGHSFDTRSTLCKPLNIEVCAYCHPFYTGKQKLVDTGGRVQKFLDRYKKREQ, from the coding sequence ATGAATGCAACTGTTCATCCAAAATATGAAACAGTCAAAGTAACTTGTAGCTGCGGCCACAGCTTTGACACTCGTTCAACATTGTGCAAACCATTAAATATTGAAGTATGTGCCTATTGCCATCCTTTTTACACCGGTAAGCAAAAACTGGTTGATACTGGAGGACGTGTTCAGAAGTTCCTGGATCGTTATAAGAAACGTGAGCAATAA